The following coding sequences are from one Ornithodoros turicata isolate Travis chromosome 1, ASM3712646v1, whole genome shotgun sequence window:
- the LOC135392502 gene encoding uncharacterized protein LOC135392502, protein MSDVESESFSSSLLDGFSEDSSDDVVSDDDPCLCGLCSPEQPDEYLCCTSVSQIAALCDSAGVQCITEHRLLHDFRLRRELLAVNARQYCRYDYRLQLLDPKDNRCLRFTAYSIFASWVWGYLGPRK, encoded by the exons ATGTCGGACGTCGAAAGCGAAAGTTTTTCCTCGTCGCTGCTGGATGGATTCAGTGAGGACAGCTCGGACGACGTGGTGTCAGACGATGATCC GTGTCTGTGCGGCCTCTGCAGTCCGGAGCAACCAGACGAATACTTGTGCTGCACCTCAGTGAGCCAGATTGCAGCTCTGTGTGACAGTGCTGGCGTGCAGTGCATCACCGAGCACCGTCTGCTCCACGACTTCCGTCTCCGGAGGGAACTGCTGGCGGTGAATGCACGCCAGTACTGCCGCTACGACTATCGGCTGCAGCTGTTGGATCCGAAAGACAACAG GTGTCTGAGGTTCACAGCCTATTCTATATTTGCCAGTTGGGTCTGGGGCTACCTCGGACCTAGAAAATAG